AAAGGCGATGTGGACACGCTGATTGCTGAAAACGCCCATCGTCCGTACTTTATGCACGGCCTGAGCCACTGGCTGGGGCTGGATGTGCATGACGTGGGCGCATACGGCCCGGAACGCTCGCGCGTGCTGGAGCCGGGCATGGTGCTCACCGTCGAGCCGGGGCTGTACATCGCGCCGGATGCCGACGTGCCGGAGCAGTACCGCGGGATCGGCATTCGTATCGAAGATGACATCGTCATCACCGAAACCGGTAACGAAAATCTGACCGCGACCGTGGTGAAAAAAGCCGACGACATCGAGGCGCTGATGGCGGCGGCACGCGTATGAGCGTGATCATCGTTGGCGGAGGCATGACCGGCGCTACTCTGGCGCTGGCTATTTCGCAGTTAACCCAGGGCCAGCTTCCGGTGCATCTGGTTGAGGCGATCGCGCCACTGACGACCGATCATCCCGGTTTCGACGCCCGCGCCATCGCGCTGGCGCAGGGAACCTGTCAGCAGCTTGCGCGCATTGGGATCTGGCAGGCGATAGCGGATTGCGCGACGGCGATCGACACCGTTCACGTCAGCGATCGCGGGCACGCCGGGTTTGTGACACTGGATGCCCACGACTACCGGATTAGGGCGCTGGGGCAGGTTGTTGAGCTGCATGACGTGGGGCTGCGGCTGTTCCGTCTGTTGCAGGATGCGCCTGGCGTCACGCTGCACTGTCCGGCGCGCGTCGCCAGCTTTAGCCGCCGTGATGAGGCCGTCAGCGTGACGCTGGATAACGGCACCACGCTGGAGGGGCAACTGCTGGTGGCGGCGGATGGTTCTCGCTCCACGATCGCCACGCAGTGCGGCGTCGAATGGCGTTCTGAATCCTATGGGCAGGTGGCGGTCATCGCTAACGTTTCCACGGCTGGCGCGCATAACGGCAGGGCATTTGAACGCTTCACGGAGCACGGCCCGCTGGCCATGCTGCCGATGTCGAACGGGCGCTGCTCGCTGGTGTGGTGCCATGCGCAGGATCGGGCTGATGAGGTTCTCTCCTGGTCCGACGAACGTTTTTGCTCCGGGCTGCAAAAGGCCTTCGGCTGGCGACTTGGGCGTATCACCCACGCCGGAAAACGCGTGGCCTATCCGCTCGCGCTGACCACCGCATCGCAGACAGTCTCCCACCGCGTCGCTCTGGTTGGCAATGCCGCGCAGACGCTGCATCCCATCGCCGGACAAGGTTTCAACCTTGGCCTGCGCGACGTGATGAGCCTGGCTGAGCTACTGGCGCAGACGTGGCGCGAGCAGCAGGATTGTGGTGCATACTCAGTGCTGAGTCATTACCAGAAACGACGCCAGGCGGACAAAGCGGCGACCATTGGCGTCACCGACGGTTTAGTCCACCTGTTTGCCAATCGCTGGGCACCGCTAGTTGCGGGTCGCAACCTCGGGCTGATGGCGATGGAACTGTTCATTCCGGCACGTGACGTGCTGGCGCAGCGGACCCTGGGTTGGGTCGCGCGTTAAGGAGTTATCACCGTGCAAAATGTTGATGTCGCCATTGTAGGCGGCGGAATGGTAGGACTGGCGCTGGCCTGTGGTTTACAGGGCAGTGGCCTGCGCGTGGCCGTGCTTGAGCAAAACGCGCCGCAGCCTGTGGCGCAGGATGCACCCCCAGCGCTGCGCGTCTCGGCGATCAACGCGGCCAGCGAAAAGTTACTGACGCACCTCGGCGTCTGGTCTGAGATCGTGGCGCAGCGTGCCAGTTGCTATCACGGGATGGAAGTGTGGGACAAAGACAGCTTTGGTCACATCGCGTTTGACGATGAAAGCATGGGCTACAGCCACCTCGGACACATCGTTGAAAACGCGGTGATCCACCACGCCCTGTGGCGCAAAGCGCAGCAGGGCAGCGACATCACGCTGATTGCCCCCGCGAAGCTTCAGCAGGTGGCGTGGGGCGAAAACGACGCGTTTATCACCCTTGAAAGCGGCGACATGCTGACCGCGCGTCTGGTGGTGGGCGCCGACGGCGCCAATTCCTGGCTGCGTAACAAAGCGGATATTCCGCTGACCTTCTGGGATTACCGCCATCACGCGTTGGTGGCCACAATCCGCACCGAAGAGCCGCACGGCGGCGTGGCGCGCCAGATTTTCCATAATGACGGCATTCTGGCCTTCCTGCCGCTTGCCGATCCGCATCTTTGCTCCATCGTCTGGTCCTTAGAGCCGGAGAAAGCGCAGCAGATGCAGGAGGCGACGCCGAATGCCTTCAGTCAGGCACTATGCGTGGCGTTTGATAACCGTCTGGGACTGTGCTCGCTTGAAAGCGAACGCCAGACGTTTCCGTTAACCGGTCGCTACGCGCGTCAGTTTGCGGCGCACCGTCTGGCGCTGGTGGGCGATGCGGCGCATACCATTCATCCGCTGGCCGGGCAGGGGGTGAACCTCGGCTTTATGGACGCGGCGGAGCTGGTTGAAGAGCTGCGTCGTCTGCATCGGGAAGGCAAAGACATTGGACAGCATCTGTATCTGCGTCGTTACGAGCGCAGCCGCAAACACAGCGCGGCGATGATGCTGGCGAGTATGCAGGGCTTCCGTGAGCTGTTTGCCGGAGCAAATCCGGCGAAAAAACTGCTGCGCGATATCGGCCTCAAGCTGGCCGATACCCTTCCCGGCGTAAAACCGCAGCTTCTCCGTCAGGCAATGGGCCTTAACGATCTTCCCGACTGGTTACGTTAATCTCGATCCCCGTCACACTTTATTTTCCCGGCCTCCGCGCCGGGGAAATTTCCTCGTTTGAAATAATCTAATTTCACGTCATTTTTCGCATTAGAAAATCTAATCTTACTGTTTTTATGTTACGGAAATTCGGCCCGTTTTTCCGCACGAAATATCACCATCTGCTAAATTATGTTAGATCATTGTTAATTTTATGCGGGTCTAATCGCATTTTCCCAGTGAATAATTCTGTAGGCTTTTCAGCGTTTTTTAGTCATAAGCTAATGTGATGACCCGTTTGACCTTATGGTTAACCGCCGGTTTCGGTGGTAAGTTCAGGTAAAAGAGAACGTTTGCGTCGGCCCCCGAACGCGAGGCCGACACCGGGTTTCACGGTGAATTTTTCAACGAGGAAAAGATGGCTCAACAGACTCCTTTGTACGAACAGCACGTGTTATGCGGCGCCCGCATGGTGGACTTCCACGGCTGGATGATGCCACTGCACTACGGCTCGCAGATTGATGAGCACCACGCGGTGCGCACCGATGCCGGTATGTTCGACGTGTCTCACATGACGATTGTCGACCTGCGTGGAAGCCGCACCCGGGAGTTTTTGCGTTATCTGCTGGCAAATGACGTCGCCAAACTCAAGACGCCGGGCAAAGCGCTCTACACCGGCATGCTCAATGCCTCGGGTGGCGTAATTGACGACCTCATCGTCTACTACTTCACCGAAGATTTCTTCCGCCTCGTTGTAAACTCCGCCACCCGCGAAAAAGACCTCTCCTGGATTTCCCAACACGCTGAACCTTACGCCATCGACATTACCGTCCGTGACGATCTGTCGCTGATTGCGGTGCAGGGGCCAAACGCCCAGGCGAAAGCCGCCTCTCTGTTCAGCGACGAGCAGCGCAACGCCACCGAAGGCATGAAGCCGTTCTTCGGCGTGCAGGCGGGCGATCTGTTTATTGCCACCACCGGCTACACCGGTGAAGCGGGCTATGAAATTGCCATGCCGAATGAGAAAGCGGCCGATTTCTGGCGTGCGCTGGTGGAAGCGGGCGTGAAGCCTGCGGGCCTGGGCGCGCGCGATACGCTGCGCCTGGAAGCGGGCATGAACCTGTACGGTCAGGAGATGGACGAAGGTGTCTCTCCGCTGGCCGCCAATATGGGCTGGACCATCGCGTGGGAACCGGCTGACCGTGACTTCATTGGTCGTGAAGCGCTGGAAATGCAGCGTGAGAAGGGCACTGAACAGCTGGTTGGTCTGGTGATGAAAGAAAAAGGCGTTCTGCGCGGCGAGCTGCCGGTGCGCTTCACCGATGCCGATGGCAATCATC
The sequence above is a segment of the Enterobacter hormaechei ATCC 49162 genome. Coding sequences within it:
- the gcvT gene encoding glycine cleavage system aminomethyltransferase GcvT, translated to MAQQTPLYEQHVLCGARMVDFHGWMMPLHYGSQIDEHHAVRTDAGMFDVSHMTIVDLRGSRTREFLRYLLANDVAKLKTPGKALYTGMLNASGGVIDDLIVYYFTEDFFRLVVNSATREKDLSWISQHAEPYAIDITVRDDLSLIAVQGPNAQAKAASLFSDEQRNATEGMKPFFGVQAGDLFIATTGYTGEAGYEIAMPNEKAADFWRALVEAGVKPAGLGARDTLRLEAGMNLYGQEMDEGVSPLAANMGWTIAWEPADRDFIGREALEMQREKGTEQLVGLVMKEKGVLRGELPVRFTDADGNHREGVITSGTFSPTLGYSIALARVPAGIGETAVVQIRNREMPVNVTKPIFVRAGKPVA
- the ubiH gene encoding 2-octaprenyl-6-methoxyphenyl hydroxylase — protein: MSVIIVGGGMTGATLALAISQLTQGQLPVHLVEAIAPLTTDHPGFDARAIALAQGTCQQLARIGIWQAIADCATAIDTVHVSDRGHAGFVTLDAHDYRIRALGQVVELHDVGLRLFRLLQDAPGVTLHCPARVASFSRRDEAVSVTLDNGTTLEGQLLVAADGSRSTIATQCGVEWRSESYGQVAVIANVSTAGAHNGRAFERFTEHGPLAMLPMSNGRCSLVWCHAQDRADEVLSWSDERFCSGLQKAFGWRLGRITHAGKRVAYPLALTTASQTVSHRVALVGNAAQTLHPIAGQGFNLGLRDVMSLAELLAQTWREQQDCGAYSVLSHYQKRRQADKAATIGVTDGLVHLFANRWAPLVAGRNLGLMAMELFIPARDVLAQRTLGWVAR
- the ubiI gene encoding FAD-dependent 2-octaprenylphenol hydroxylase, which gives rise to MQNVDVAIVGGGMVGLALACGLQGSGLRVAVLEQNAPQPVAQDAPPALRVSAINAASEKLLTHLGVWSEIVAQRASCYHGMEVWDKDSFGHIAFDDESMGYSHLGHIVENAVIHHALWRKAQQGSDITLIAPAKLQQVAWGENDAFITLESGDMLTARLVVGADGANSWLRNKADIPLTFWDYRHHALVATIRTEEPHGGVARQIFHNDGILAFLPLADPHLCSIVWSLEPEKAQQMQEATPNAFSQALCVAFDNRLGLCSLESERQTFPLTGRYARQFAAHRLALVGDAAHTIHPLAGQGVNLGFMDAAELVEELRRLHREGKDIGQHLYLRRYERSRKHSAAMMLASMQGFRELFAGANPAKKLLRDIGLKLADTLPGVKPQLLRQAMGLNDLPDWLR